Part of the Planctomycetaceae bacterium genome, GGATGGACCTGGGGTCGCCGCAGTACGGCAGGATGACCTTCGACCCGGTGCTCATCACCTCCACCAGCACGTCGACCATCCTCTCGCAGTTGGGCCTGACCAACGTCCCATACCCGTATCCCTCAGGGAACTGGACGACCTATGTCAACTATGTCAAGAACGACTCGGTCCTCCAGCAGACCGGTTTCGCCAAACGCTACGGATATCTCACGCTGATCAACTACTGGCTGGCGGAGATGCCCATGGCCGACGAGACGCCGGACCTGTGGAAGACGCACGAACAGCCGCTGACGGCAGTCAAGGACGCGGTGACGGTATTCCTGAACTACCTGCGCCAGGTGCACACGCTGGATCAGGCCGCCCTGGTCGCCTACACCAGCGCCGCCGGCGGGGCGAGCATCGAGGTGCCGCTGACGCGCGACACGAACCTGGTGGAAAACCGTTCGCGCCACATGCAGGCCGGGCACTACCATCACTACACCAATATCGCCTCGGGGATCGAGTCCGGGCGCGACGAACTCCAGGCGCACGGGCGCGGAGCTTCGCTCAAGATGCTCGTGCTGCTGTCCGACGGAAACGCCAATTGGCTCAATGGCATGAACAATCCTGCCGCGGCGCGACGGGCGACGCTCACGCAGGCCCGCCTCGCTGCCGACGACGCATTCCCCATCGTCACGATCAGCCTGGGGTCAGACTCCGATGTCAGTCTGATGCAGGAGGTCGCCGACATCACCTCGGGGG contains:
- a CDS encoding VWA domain-containing protein, with translation MWTTMVLFLVLGAAALAIDAAHARYVKVQLDAAVDSAALAAASGLPAGQSEARRRAKAYAARNIVAGQPVLLSDGDIDIGVWDSLTRTFTSGGAHGTAMAIRVRANRQVNYGFGRILGIPEGQVVSTGTGVFRSRDIVLVLDYSASMNDDSELTHVQRLGLYAIRKNLQEIWMDLGSPQYGRMTFDPVLITSTSTSTILSQLGLTNVPYPYPSGNWTTYVNYVKNDSVLQQTGFAKRYGYLTLINYWLAEMPMADETPDLWKTHEQPLTAVKDAVTVFLNYLRQVHTLDQAALVAYTSAAGGASIEVPLTRDTNLVENRSRHMQAGHYHHYTNIASGIESGRDELQAHGRGASLKMLVLLSDGNANWLNGMNNPAAARRATLTQARLAADDAFPIVTISLGSDSDVSLMQEVADITSGVHYHVKTDDSLEDTQAQLIEVFSAIAGHRALRLVE